CTGCCATGAAGCACGAACTCACCCTGGACGAACTCCTCCGCGATCCGCTGGTGCTCACCGTCATGCGGGCCGACCGGGTTCACCCCGAGCGGCTGCGCCGCGAGCTGCGCGCGGTGGGCGATCGCTACCTCAACGGCGGCAGGGACGAGACGGTTCCCTGCTGGATGGCGGCCGCCACCGGTCGCGGCGAGGCCTGCGCATGGTAAACTTCTTCACCGGACGGCCGATCTTCGCCTCGGCCATCGCCATCATCATGGTTCTGGCCGGCGCCATCTGCTACGTGCTGCTGCCCGTCGCCCAGTTTCCGGAGATATCGCCGCCGCAGGTGGTGGTGTCCGCCCACTACCCCGGCGCCGGCGCCCAGGTGGTGGCCGACACGGTGACCACCCCGCTGGAACAGCAGATCAACGGCGTCGAGGGCATGACCTACATGTCCTCGTCGAGCTCCAACGACGGCTCGTCGACCATCACCGTCACCTTCGACGTCGGCTACCCCATCAACACCGCCGCCGTCGACGTGCAGAACCGCGTGTCGCAGGCGGCCTCCTCGCTGCCGGCCATCGTCAACCAGACGGGCGTGTCGGTGAGGAAGCAGAACCCCAACTTCGTCCTCATCGTCAACCTCACCTCGCCCGACGGCTCGGTCGATCCGGTGGCGCTCAGCAACTACGCCGCCCTGCAGATCCTCGATCCGCTGAAGCGGGTGCCCGGCGTCGGCGACGTGCAGGTGTTCGGCGAGCGGCGCTATTCCATGCGCGTCTGGCTCGACCCCGACAAGCTCGCCAACCTCGGCCTCACCGCCGTCGATGCGCAAGCGGCGATTGCCGAACAGAACGTGCAGGTGGCCGCCGGCAAGATCGGCCAGGCGCCCGCCCCCGCCGGCACCGCCTTCGAAATGCAGGTCAACGCCGTCGGCCGTCTTTCCAGCCCCGAGGAGTTCGGCGACATCGTGCTGCGCGCCGATGGGCCGAGCGGCGCCGTGGTGCGCCTGAAGGATGTCGCCCGCATCGAGCTGGGCGCGCTGCAATATTCCTCCTCCGCCTTCTTCGGCAAGGACCCCACGGTGGCGCTCGGCGTGTTCCAGATGCCCGGCTCCAACGCGCTCGACCTGCAGGCCGGCGTCAAGGCCAGGATGGAGGAGCTGTCCAAGCGCTTCCCGGCCGGCATCGCCTACGCCATCCACTACGACACCACCACCTTCGTGCAGGCGTCGATGGACGACGTGTTGAAGACGCTGGGCGAGGCGCTGGTGCTGGTCATCGCCGTGGTGTTCGTCTTCCTGCAAAGCTGGCGCACCACCGTCATCCCGGCCATCGCCATTCCGGTGTCGCTGATCGGCACGCTGGTGGTGATGGAGCTTCTGGGCTTCTCGCTCAACATGCTCTCGCTGCTCGGCATGGTGCTCGCCATCGGCCTCGTGGTCGACGACGCCATCGTGGTGGTGGAGAACGTCGAGCGGCAGATCGAGGCCGGCCTCAAGCCGCTCGCCGCCACGCGCAAGGCGATGAGCGAGGTCACCGGCCCCATCATCGCCACCACGGCGGTGCTGATGGCGGTGTTCATCCCCGTCGCCTTCATTCCCGGCGTCACCGGCCAGCTCTACAACCAGTTCGCGCTCACCGTGGCGATCTCGGTCGGCATATCCGCCTTCAACTCGCTGACGCTGAGCCCCGCCCTGTCGGCCGCCTTCCTGCGCCACCAGGGGCCGGTGCGCTTCCCGCCCTTCCGCTGGTTCAACGCGGCCTTCGGCGCCATGTCGCATGCCTATGCCGCCAGCGTCGGCGTGCTGGTGAAGGCGCGCTATCTGGTGCTCGCCCTGTTCGTCGTCACCATCGGCGCCACCTATTGGCTGTGGAGCCGCACGCCCTCCACCTTCCTGCCGGTGGAAGACCAGGGCTATTTCTTCGTGGTGGTTCAGTTGCCCGACGGCGCCTCGCTGGAACGCACCAACGCCGTGGCCGAACAGGTGCGCGACATCCTGGAAAAGACGCCGGGCATCGAGATCGTCGGCGCCATCTCCGGCCTCAACTTCCTGACGTCGGCGGCGCAGTCCAACGCGGCGGTGGAGTTCGCCATCCTGAAGCCGTGGGAAGAGCGCGGGCCCGAGCAGCACGCCTCGCGCATCGTCGAGGAAGTCCGGCCCAAGCTGATGGCCATCCCCGACGCCTTCGCCCTCAGTTTCGATCCGCCGTCCATCCCCGGCCTCGGCGCCACGGGCGGCTTCGAGTTCCAGGTGAAGGACCTGACGGGACAGGGCAGCCAGGCGCTGAACGACGCCACGCAGGGCCTGCTCGCCGCCGCCCGCCAGCAGCCCGAACTCAACGCCCACCAGCTGTTCTCAAGCTTCGGCACCTCGACGCCGCAGTTCGTCTACGACCTCGACCGCAACAAGGCCAAGCTCCTCGGCCTCAGCCTGCCGGATATCTTCAACACCTTGCAGATCTATCTCGGCTCGCTCTACGTCAACGACTTCAACCTGTTCGGCCGCACCTTCCGCGTGACGCTGCAGGCCGACCAGGACGCCCGCTCCTCGGCCACCAACCTGACGCGCCTCTATGTGAGGAATGCCAGCGGCGGCATGGTGCCGCTCTCCACCCTGGGTGAACTGAAGCCCACCGTGGGTCCGGAAACCGTGCCGCACTACAACTCCAACGCCTCGGCGCTGATCAACGGCGGCCCGGCCCCCGGCTTCTCGTCGGGCCAGGCGATCGCCGCCATGGAGCGGGTGGCGAACGAAACGCTGCCGCGCGACTTCGGCTACGAGTGGACGGGCATCACCTTCCAGGAGCTGAAGGCCGGATCGGCGGCGACGGCGGTGTTCATCCTCGCCATCGTCTTCGTCTTCCTCATCCTCGCCGCCCAGTACGAAAGCTGGACCATGCCCTTCGTGGTGCTGCTCACCGTGCCGCTCGCCCTGTTCGGCGCGCTCGGGGCGATCCAGTGGCGCGGCATGCAGATCGACGTCTACTCGCAGATCGGCTTCGTCATGCTGATCGGCCTTGCCGCCAAGAACGCCATCCTGATCGTCGAGTTCGCCCGCCGGCGGCGCGACGACGGGCTCGGCATCGTCGAGGCGGCCACCGAGGCCGCGCGCCTGCGCCTCCGCCCCATCCTGATGACGGCGCTGGCCTTCATCTTGGGAGCGGTGCCCTTGATGCTGGCCACCGGGGCGGGCGCCGCCAGCCGGCAGTCGCTCGGCACCACGGTGGTGGGCGGCATGCTGGCGGCCACCGTGCTCACCATGGTCTTCACCCCCGTGTTCTACGTGGTGATCGAGCGCCTGCGCGAGCGGTGGAACCCCGCCGCCGTCGAGCGCGACGCCGCCCACTTCCATCACGCCCATCATCCCGTGGCCGCCAACGAGGCCGACGACATCGACCTGTCCAAGGCCGCCGAGTGATACCGAGATGCATTGAAAATGCCTCTCGGTATTCGGCTTGCCGATTTCTCATACCACTGACGCAAATGAGAAATCGGCAAAGATTTCAATGAGCGGATGCGTCAGCATCTTCGCGAATTGGTTTGACCGGAGTTTCCGCCATGTCCTTGCTCAAGAGACGCCCCTTTGCCTCCCTCCTGACACTGGCCGTTCTGGCCGGCGGCGCCAGCCTGTTCCACCCGGCGGTGCGGACCTACGTCGAGGCGCGCCTGCCCCTTGGCGACCTCCTCGCCCCCCCGGCGGCCGCCACCCCCGCCGCCCCGGCCATGCAGGCCATGCCGGTGCCCGTCGAGAAGGTGGCCAAGCGCACGCTGCCGGTCTATCTCGACTATCCCGCCCGCACCGAGGCCATCCAGTCGGTGTCGCTGCAGGCCAAGGTCACCGGCTACCTGAAGGAGCGCGTGGTGGCCGACGGCGCCGACGTCAAAGCCGGCGACGTGCTCTATGTCATCGACGACCGCGACGCCCGCACGGCGCTCGCCGAGGCCCAGGCGCAGCTCGAGCGCGACACCGCCCAGGGCGACTATCTCCGCTCCAGCCTCAAGCGCGGCGAGGAGCTGTCGCAGAAGGGCTTCCTGGCGAAAGACGGCTTCGACCAGCGGACGAGTTCGCTGCGCCAGGCCGAGGCGGCCATCGCCATCGCCAGGGCAGCCGTCGAGGCGGCCGAGCTCGACATCGAGCGGTCCACCATCCGCGCCCCCTTCGCCGGCCGCGTCGGTCGCAGCGCGGCGTCGGTGGGCACGCTCGTCACCTCCGGCCAGACGGTGCTCAACACGCTGGTGCAGCTCGACCCCGTCTACGTCGCCTTCAACCCGGCCGAAAAGGAGCTAGCCGCCATCAAGGCCGCGCTCGGCAAGGGCGAGGTGACGGCCGAAATCACCCTGCCCGGCCAGCAAGGCAGCAAGCCCTACGCCGGCAAGCTCACCTTCATCGACAACCGCCTCGACGCCTCCACCGGCACGGTCGCCGCCCGCGCCACCATCGCCAACACCGCCTTCGACCTGTTGCCCGGCCAATACGTCCACCTGCGCCTCTCCGTCGGCAGCCAGCCCGACATGCTGATGGCCCCGCAAGTGGCCCTCGGCTCCAGCCAGCTCGGCAAATTCGTCTACGTCGTCGGCAAGGACAGCATGGTGGAACAGCGCATGGTGGAGGTGGGCCGCACCGACGGCAACCAGATCGCCATCCTGTCAGGCCTCACGGAGAAGGACCTGATCATCTCCGGCAACCTCCAGAAGATCTGGCCGGGGGTGCCGGTGCAGCCCCTGCCGACCCCGGAAAAGCTCGCCTCGCGGTAGTCCCGCCGACACCCCGCGAGCGACATCCGCCGCCGGTTCGAAAGAGCCGGCGGCGGTGGTGTGTTTGGGGGGCGGTATCCTTCATGGGTGTTGCAAGGGCGGCCGATAGTGCCCGCGCGCCTCTTCCTGCCCGAGGTCCTCGCTTTCGCAAGGATGACAGCGTGATGGAAGCGGGAGAAAGCTGGATAGGGCGGCGAGCCGAAATGGAAAGCGAGGCTACGTCCAGTGATACGACGCACTATCAACCTGAAACATATATATAAATTGTCATCCTTGCGCAGGCGAGGACCTCGGGCAGAAAGAGGCAATCGGCCGATATAGCGTTCCCCTTCCCTCCATATAGATCCGTCATCCTCGCGCAGGCGAGGACCTCAGGCAGGATGGGGCGACCCGCCAATATAGCGCGCCCTCTTCCCTCCATATAGATCCGTCATCCTTGCGCAGGCGAGGACCTCAGGCAGAAAGGGGCGATCGGCCGATATAGGTCTCCCCCTTCCCCACCTCCCGCATTGCTGGCGCACCACCCGTCAAGCGTGCTACGCCTTGCCAAGGAATTGAGTGACGCCACCATCCGGAGTGGACGCTTGACGATGACGACGGTGACAGGGCCCGCGACGAAGCTTCCCGCCTATTGCAAGTGGCTCGGCCTCTATTACGTGCTCGTCGGGATCCTGATGGTTCTCCCCGTCTTCCTGAACGCCGCCCACATCCAATGGCTGCCCTCTCCATCTTTTGCCATCACGATAAAAATGGTCGCTCTCGTTGTAGCCCTTGCGACCTCGCTGTCCTGCTGGCTGATGTTCCGGCATATCGGCAGAATCCGGCAAGTCGACAGGGATGGCCAAGGCACACCGGCCGTCCTTCTATCGTGCCTTTTCCTTGCGGTTTGCGGATACTACTCGACAATCACGACAGTCCCCCTGGCCGCCGCCACACTCGCTGGCGACGACATGGAAATGACGTTCGTGGTCAAGGACGTAAAGCCCTACCCGATCAAGCGGTGCGGATATGCCGTCGAACTTGAGTACCTGTCGCCGCACTACGGCACGCTCTGCAACTTCCCGCCCGAGTTTACCGATAGCCTCAGCCCCGGCACGCAGATCGTCGTGACCGGACGCGGAACCTCGTGGGGCCTGTTCGTTGAAAGCGCCCGAAGACTGTAAGCGGCATTGAGAAAAACCAGAGCGCGCCGCGCTATCCGCTTGTGCCCCATATATATAACTGTCCTCCTCTGCCCTCGCAGAGGATGACAGCGGATGGAAAAGTAAAGGGTGTCTCGCTACAAACGCAAAGTTTGCAGTTTAGTCTGGCCCGATTGCTTCCAAGGGACTCGAAAGCCACCTTCAGCTATTCGCGCTTGGCCGAGTACCAGTGGCCACCAAAGAACCAACTGCGCCGCTTTCAGCCAATACTTCTTTTCTGACCACTGTTTGTCCAGAACAAACACTGTGTGCCCGGCTCGGCGGAGTGCTGCCCTCTCCGCGTCGTTGTTCTTCGTGAAACGATCGATAGAAACAATGACCCAAGCTCCGTCGAGCGAGGTGATCCAGTGGATATCAGGCGTGTTCGGCGCAAACCGATCCCTTAGGTGGATGACTTCTGAGACATCAGGCTCTGTAGACGACAACTCCCGCATGGCGTGGGCCATGTGTGGAGACAGGTTATTGTCGAAAAAGACCTTCAAGCTGCCAGCCGCTCCTCAAATCGTATCGCAGCCTCGACCTGCCGTGGATCGATATCGAAGATTCTAGCGACTGCGTTCTTGTCGTCATCCTCGGCTTTATACGCAGCATAGAGCGTGTCCGTCGGTATTCCAGCGCCGCTGAGAATAGGGGCGCCAAACTGGATCGCCGGGTCCAGGACCACCGCCTTTCCCTTATCAGGGAACCACCTGCGGGCAGCATCGCCTTCGTAGTCGATCCCGGCATATAGAGACGGTGTGACAATCTCGGAGAAGACGTACTGCCTACCGGCAGGTTCTATTAGGTGCGTACCGCCAGCAGCATCGATCGCTTCAGCGAAGATGCGCTTCCCATCGGTGAGAAAGCGCCTCATGGTTAAGGGATACTCACCACCGAATCTCTCGCGAGCAGCGTCTGCAGTTGCACGAATGACGCTGACATGAACCCCGTGTTTGACAAAAGCATTCACTAACCTGAGCTCAAGTAGATCTCGAAAACCAATTGTGGGCTCAGGAAGATCTTCATCCGCAAGCTGCGTACGCCAAAGCGGCTGTGAAATCCGACTCTCGCCACGATATTTCCTGCCGTACCCCAGCAGCCAACGGCGAACAGAGCGTGGATTCGCCCCGACAAGCCGTGAGGCTTGCGGCAAGCTATACAGGCCAGTTCCAATAAGCGAGGTATCAGCGGTCATTTCAGCTTTCGAGCCCAAATTCGGAAAAGAAGCATCAATGGGCTAGCTTCCATATGGGGGGGATCGCAAGCCCGATGCAATAGGCGAAACGGGTTGGCATGCTCACGATCAATTCAGAGGGGAACACGCGAGGCCAATACCCCGTCAGCGTTCCCGGCGGTTAGCCTCCCCTCCCTCAAGAACGCCACGAACCGCCCCCGGAACACCCCCACCGCCTCGTCCCCGCAGCTCAGCCCCGCGTCGATCTCGATCCGCGCCTTCTTCCGGCTCTCCAGCGTCTTCACGAACCCCGGCCAATCGGCTTCGGCGCTCACCGCGCCCGTCGCCACGAACTCCCCTCGTATCGGCCGCAGATACTCCATCGCGTTGGAGTGGATGACGATCTCGGACGGCAGGCCGGCGTCGATCAGGCGGACGTGCAGCGTCGACCAAGCCGCGAGAATGCAAAGGGTCGAGGCGCTGCCGCCGAAGCCGGTGCCCTTGGGATTGATGTTGGGGGCGAGCGGGGCGGACAGCGTGACGGTGTCCGAGGTGACGGCGCGCACCGACATGCCCATGGCCTTGGTAAGCGGGATCTGCTGGTGCAGATAGATTTCCAGATCGTCTCGTTCCATCGCGTGGCCGCTCCAGCGCATCTGCCCTGACAGGGCAAGGCGGGAGCAAGCTATCCCAACGGCGGCGCCTCTTCCTGCCTGAGGTCCTCTGCCTTCGCAGAGGAGGACAGCTTTATATATAGGAAACAGCGGGATAGTGCGTCGTTCTCTGGATAGAGCGTCGCGCATCGGATGGCGCAACGCTCTTCGGCTGGTCTCCTGTTCCCATCATACTGTCCTCCTCTGCGAAGACAGAGGACCTCAGGCAGGAAGAAGCAATAGGCCGATATGGGGCTCCTCCACCACGGAACCATCGTCGCCACCGCGCGCCCCTGTTTTCCACCGCCGATATGTGCTATGCATACGGCATCATGCGACGCGGCCTCGTGTCGTGATGCGCCCTGCCCACACCAACACGTGGTCCCCCAGATGTTCATGTCCACATTCTTCCCGCTGATCTGACCGACTGACAGTCGTGCCGGCGCGCTTGCGCCATTCGGATCAAGACGGCCCCACTGATATGGCGGCCGAAGGAATGAGTGTGTTCAATGCCTTCTAGCAATCCTATCGGCCTGACCTCCGGTCAGGTCCAGAGCTTCATTGACGACGGTTTCGTCAGGATCGACAACGCCTTCAGCACGGACCTTGCACGGCAATGCAGGGACGAGCTATGGGCGGAGATCGGCCTGTCGCCGAGCGAGCCCGAGACGTGGGTCCGCCCCGTCATTCGGGTGGCGTCGAAATCCTCGCGCCCCTTCGTGGACGTCGCCAACACGCCCCAGCTCGTGAAAGCCTACGACCAGTTGGTCGGCGAGGGTCGCTGGCGCGCGCCCATGGGCTTGGGAACCTTCCCCATCCGCTTTCCCTCGCCGGACGCCCCCGGCGATGACGGCTGGCATGTGGACATGAGCTTCGGCGACAGCCCGGACTTCATGGAGTGGCGGGCCAATGTGAAGAGCAGCGGACGCGCCTTGCTGATGCTGTTCCTGTTCTCCGATGTCGGCCCCAACGACGCGCCGACCCGGATCCGGAAAGGCTCGCACGCCGTCATCGCGCGCGAGCTGCTGCCCCATGGCGAAAGGGGCGCGACGCTGAGGCAGTTGTCGGCGGACGGCTACGCCTCCACGGAAGGCTGCGAGGAGGAACTGGCGACCGGGGCGGCAGGCACCGTCTTCCTGTGCCACCCGTTCGTCGTCCATGCGGCGCAACCGCATCGGGGCAAGGAGCCGCGCTTCATGGCCCAGCCGCCGCTGCTGCCGAGGGGCGAGTTCGATCCCGCCCTGCCGCCCTCCCCGGTGCAGATCGCCATCCGCCGGGCCTGCGGGCTGACCTTCCCCGAGGTGGGAACGCCGGGGTAAGCCAGGTCGCCTCGCGCCGAGGCGCGGACATCCGCAAGCACCATCCGCCGCCGGTTCGAAAGGGCCGGCGGCGGTGGCGTGTTGGGGGGCCTTCGGCCCTGTCGTTGGGGAGCCCGATATTGCCCTCCGCGCCTCATTCTGCCTGAGGTCCTCGCCTGCGCGAGGATGACAGAAAATTGATAGAAAACAATGATTTGCTCATGCTTTCAGTACACTTCCGGAACGAAGGCTCCCCACCCGCATCATGCTGCCATCCTTGAGCAGGCCGCTTGAGCTCGCGCACGAAATCAGGGTCCACCTCAAGCCGGAAATGGCGATCGGCCGATATAAGGCTCCACCTCCCTCTATATAGATTTGTCATCCTCGCGCAGGCCGCTTGAATTCGCGAGCGAATTCAAGGTGTACCTCAGGCAGGAGGAGGCTCGCCGCCGATATAGGGCTCCCCTTCCCTCCTCACTCCACCACTCGCAGCAGTTGACAAATCCCGCCCCCGCGCTAGCCTCCCTCCATGGCCACCACGCTCTCCCTCTCGACGTCCTCGACCACCGCCGCGCGGCGGTTGGTTGCGTCATGAGCTAGCGTGGCTTCAGACGAGACCGATCGACCCGCCGGATGCGAGCGGGTCTTTTTGTGCCTGCCGCGTCCCGCCCGATGGAGGACGACAGCATGCAGAAGGATCGCATCGACGCCGCGTTGGCGGCCGGCCGCAAATGCCTTGCCACCCGCTTCACGGGCGCATCGCACCTGTTCGTGGCCGGCTCGATCCTGCGCGGCGACGGCAACGCCTTCTCCGACATCGACATGGTCGTCCTCTATCCCAGGCTCGAGCGGGCATGGCGGGAGTCCTTCCATCTCGACGGCTTTCCCATCGAGGCCTTCGTGCAGGATCCCGAAACGCTCGCCTACTTCTTGCAGAACGACGCCGAGCGCGGCGTTCCCGTCATGGTCGACATGGTGGCGAACGGCGTCATCCTCGGTGACGCGCCGGCCGAGGCCGCCGTCCTGCAGCAACGCGCGCGGCAGGTGCTCGCCACCGGGCCGAAGCCGCTCGCCGGCGCGCCGCTCGATGCCCTGCGCTACACCCTGACCGACCTTGCCGACGACCTGCGCGCCGAACGCCCGCCCGCCGAGATCGCCGCCACCGCCGCGCAGCTTTACCCGCGCCTGATCGACCTGATGTTGCTCGGGCGTGGCCATTGGACCGGCAACGGCAAATGGGGCCCTCGCCTGCTCCATCGGCTCGACCCGCGCCTTGCCGAGGCGGCCACCGAGGCGTTCAAGGGCGCGGTGCTCGGCAAGCCGGCCGCGCTGCTGTCGCTGACCGATCGGGAGCTGGCCCGCCACGGCGGCGGCTGTTTCGACGGCTACCGATCCGATGCGGCCATGAGCGCGCGGCTGCCCTCCGGCGACGTCCCCCATTGACGGCGCGGCGTTTCATCACGATAGGTCGGGGCGAACAGGCGGGCACCGCCACACCCACGACAGGAGCGAACCGTGAGCCAACCGACCTTAGAAGACGCCATGGAGCAGGTTTACGCCTCCCTGCAGGCGGACAACTCCGATCTCGACCTGCACATCGCCGCGCTCAAGGCGGCGCTGGCCGAGGCGGGCGTGAAGGAAGCCGTCTTCGATCCGACCCGGCTCCCGCAGGGCAACCGCTCCGGCCGCAAGCTGATGCAGGCCTACTTCCGCCAGCGCGGCGTGACGGTGACGTTCGCCAGCGCCTGAGCGCGTCCGGACATGGCGCTTCCGGCGCCGGCTCCATCCCAATGCATGCAGCGGCGGCTCCCTTCGGCCGTCGTCACTCCGCCGGTCGCGCGCGATACCGCAGATGGATCAGCGGATAGGGCCGCCCCTGTCCGTCGAGCGGCGAGCGGCCGGTCGCCTCGAAGCCGATGCGCCGATAGAACCCGGCGGCGTCGAGGTTCTGCTCGTTCACGTCGGTGGTCAGGGCTGGATGGTCGGCGAGCGCCGCTTGCACAAGGGCCTTGCCGATGCCCTTGCCGCGCTGGTCCGGATCGACGAACAGCGCTTCGAGATGCCCGTCCTGCAGGACCATGAAGCCCTGCGGCGTGTCGGACGCATCGACGGCCAGCACGAAGCTCACCTCGGGAAAGAAGGCGGCAACCTCGCGCTCGATGGCCGCCCTGTCCTCGGGCAGGAGGAAATCGTGGGTGGCGTCGACGGCCCGGCGCCAGATGTCGAGGATGCGGTCGACATCGCGACCGGACGATGGGCGAAGCTTGAACATGCCGCTTCTTACCGTCTCGGCCATCGATCCGCCACGGCCATTCGTTTCCGGCAGATGAGGCCGCCGCCTCTGTCGACATGAGGGATCTCGGGCAAGCCGCCGACATGCCCTCACCCCGCCCGATACACGCATAAGACCGCACTCGCGCGCGCCGCAACCCTGATAACATCAGGGCGGGAGGATCGGTCTCATGATGCTGACGACGGGGCAACTGCGCGACACGCTCGCCACCGTGCTCGATCTGGTGGAGCGGGAGGGGAGCTTCGACTACCGCCTGATCGGCACCGCCGCCGACCTGCTGCGCGGCGTGCCGCTGCAGCCGGCCGACGTGGATTTCCTGGTCAGGACGCGCGCCGAGATCGACACCTTCGCCCGGGCGCTCGCCGCCTTCCGCTGCCTGACGCCGCCGACATGGCTGGACTGCGGCGGGCAATATTACGCCGCCTACGAGGTGGACGGCGTCGAGGTCGACGCCAGCACGGTGGAGACGCCCACCGAATCCGGCTTCATCGAGGCCCGGGGCAGCGGCCCGTGGACGCATTTCCGCGAGATCGAGATGGGCGAGAGAAGCATCAAGGCGGTGGCGCCCGAACTGAGGCTGGCCACCGAACTTTCCCGCGACCGCCAGGACAAGGCGGCCCTCATCGCCCGCTGGCTGCACGACCACGGCCACGACGCCGCGCTTCTGACCAACGCCCTCGACGCCCACGGCATCGCCGCCGACGCACGTGCGCCGGTGCTGGCGATCATCGCCGGCTGAGGGGCGGGCCGCGAAACCCGGACCTCGCCGCCGCGCCAATCGACCGCCGCTCTCAGGCGCAATCGGCCAGCCTGGCGGCGAACATCGCCTCTCCGATCGCCCGCGCCTTGTCGAGCAAGGCATCCGGAGCGCCTTCATCCGACAGAAGCAGCAGGTTCGACGACGCCACCGGTGCGCCGCAATAGTCGAAGATGCCATGCTCGATCTGCGCCTTCATCGCCTCGGCATAGCCGTGCCGGTCGTAGGTGCGCCGGCCAGCGCCGCCGATGGCGATCAGGTGGACCGGCAGGCGGCCCAACTTCT
The window above is part of the Pleomorphomonas sp. T1.2MG-36 genome. Proteins encoded here:
- a CDS encoding efflux RND transporter permease subunit; amino-acid sequence: MVNFFTGRPIFASAIAIIMVLAGAICYVLLPVAQFPEISPPQVVVSAHYPGAGAQVVADTVTTPLEQQINGVEGMTYMSSSSSNDGSSTITVTFDVGYPINTAAVDVQNRVSQAASSLPAIVNQTGVSVRKQNPNFVLIVNLTSPDGSVDPVALSNYAALQILDPLKRVPGVGDVQVFGERRYSMRVWLDPDKLANLGLTAVDAQAAIAEQNVQVAAGKIGQAPAPAGTAFEMQVNAVGRLSSPEEFGDIVLRADGPSGAVVRLKDVARIELGALQYSSSAFFGKDPTVALGVFQMPGSNALDLQAGVKARMEELSKRFPAGIAYAIHYDTTTFVQASMDDVLKTLGEALVLVIAVVFVFLQSWRTTVIPAIAIPVSLIGTLVVMELLGFSLNMLSLLGMVLAIGLVVDDAIVVVENVERQIEAGLKPLAATRKAMSEVTGPIIATTAVLMAVFIPVAFIPGVTGQLYNQFALTVAISVGISAFNSLTLSPALSAAFLRHQGPVRFPPFRWFNAAFGAMSHAYAASVGVLVKARYLVLALFVVTIGATYWLWSRTPSTFLPVEDQGYFFVVVQLPDGASLERTNAVAEQVRDILEKTPGIEIVGAISGLNFLTSAAQSNAAVEFAILKPWEERGPEQHASRIVEEVRPKLMAIPDAFALSFDPPSIPGLGATGGFEFQVKDLTGQGSQALNDATQGLLAAARQQPELNAHQLFSSFGTSTPQFVYDLDRNKAKLLGLSLPDIFNTLQIYLGSLYVNDFNLFGRTFRVTLQADQDARSSATNLTRLYVRNASGGMVPLSTLGELKPTVGPETVPHYNSNASALINGGPAPGFSSGQAIAAMERVANETLPRDFGYEWTGITFQELKAGSAATAVFILAIVFVFLILAAQYESWTMPFVVLLTVPLALFGALGAIQWRGMQIDVYSQIGFVMLIGLAAKNAILIVEFARRRRDDGLGIVEAATEAARLRLRPILMTALAFILGAVPLMLATGAGAASRQSLGTTVVGGMLAATVLTMVFTPVFYVVIERLRERWNPAAVERDAAHFHHAHHPVAANEADDIDLSKAAE
- a CDS encoding efflux RND transporter periplasmic adaptor subunit — protein: MSLLKRRPFASLLTLAVLAGGASLFHPAVRTYVEARLPLGDLLAPPAAATPAAPAMQAMPVPVEKVAKRTLPVYLDYPARTEAIQSVSLQAKVTGYLKERVVADGADVKAGDVLYVIDDRDARTALAEAQAQLERDTAQGDYLRSSLKRGEELSQKGFLAKDGFDQRTSSLRQAEAAIAIARAAVEAAELDIERSTIRAPFAGRVGRSAASVGTLVTSGQTVLNTLVQLDPVYVAFNPAEKELAAIKAALGKGEVTAEITLPGQQGSKPYAGKLTFIDNRLDASTGTVAARATIANTAFDLLPGQYVHLRLSVGSQPDMLMAPQVALGSSQLGKFVYVVGKDSMVEQRMVEVGRTDGNQIAILSGLTEKDLIISGNLQKIWPGVPVQPLPTPEKLASR
- a CDS encoding PIN-like domain-containing protein, coding for MKVFFDNNLSPHMAHAMRELSSTEPDVSEVIHLRDRFAPNTPDIHWITSLDGAWVIVSIDRFTKNNDAERAALRRAGHTVFVLDKQWSEKKYWLKAAQLVLWWPLVLGQARIAEGGFRVPWKQSGQTKLQTLRL
- a CDS encoding DUF433 domain-containing protein, with the protein product MTADTSLIGTGLYSLPQASRLVGANPRSVRRWLLGYGRKYRGESRISQPLWRTQLADEDLPEPTIGFRDLLELRLVNAFVKHGVHVSVIRATADAARERFGGEYPLTMRRFLTDGKRIFAEAIDAAGGTHLIEPAGRQYVFSEIVTPSLYAGIDYEGDAARRWFPDKGKAVVLDPAIQFGAPILSGAGIPTDTLYAAYKAEDDDKNAVARIFDIDPRQVEAAIRFEERLAA
- a CDS encoding thioesterase domain-containing protein, coding for MERDDLEIYLHQQIPLTKAMGMSVRAVTSDTVTLSAPLAPNINPKGTGFGGSASTLCILAAWSTLHVRLIDAGLPSEIVIHSNAMEYLRPIRGEFVATGAVSAEADWPGFVKTLESRKKARIEIDAGLSCGDEAVGVFRGRFVAFLREGRLTAGNADGVLASRVPL
- a CDS encoding phytanoyl-CoA dioxygenase family protein — translated: MPSSNPIGLTSGQVQSFIDDGFVRIDNAFSTDLARQCRDELWAEIGLSPSEPETWVRPVIRVASKSSRPFVDVANTPQLVKAYDQLVGEGRWRAPMGLGTFPIRFPSPDAPGDDGWHVDMSFGDSPDFMEWRANVKSSGRALLMLFLFSDVGPNDAPTRIRKGSHAVIARELLPHGERGATLRQLSADGYASTEGCEEELATGAAGTVFLCHPFVVHAAQPHRGKEPRFMAQPPLLPRGEFDPALPPSPVQIAIRRACGLTFPEVGTPG
- a CDS encoding nucleotidyltransferase domain-containing protein, encoding MQKDRIDAALAAGRKCLATRFTGASHLFVAGSILRGDGNAFSDIDMVVLYPRLERAWRESFHLDGFPIEAFVQDPETLAYFLQNDAERGVPVMVDMVANGVILGDAPAEAAVLQQRARQVLATGPKPLAGAPLDALRYTLTDLADDLRAERPPAEIAATAAQLYPRLIDLMLLGRGHWTGNGKWGPRLLHRLDPRLAEAATEAFKGAVLGKPAALLSLTDRELARHGGGCFDGYRSDAAMSARLPSGDVPH
- a CDS encoding acetyltransferase; amino-acid sequence: MFKLRPSSGRDVDRILDIWRRAVDATHDFLLPEDRAAIEREVAAFFPEVSFVLAVDASDTPQGFMVLQDGHLEALFVDPDQRGKGIGKALVQAALADHPALTTDVNEQNLDAAGFYRRIGFEATGRSPLDGQGRPYPLIHLRYRARPAE